The Streptomyces cynarae genome contains a region encoding:
- a CDS encoding gamma-glutamyl-gamma-aminobutyrate hydrolase family protein, whose protein sequence is MTGRPLIGVSTYLEAGARWGVWELEAALLPAGYPRLVQRAGGLAAMLPPDDPAQAAATVARLDGVVIAGGPDVDPARYGAERSPRTGPPAPERDAWELALIGAALASGTPLLGICRGMQLLNVALGGTLVQHLDGHVVQVGAFGGHRVKPVPGTRYGEVAPESVSVPTYHHQAVDRLGDGLVISAYAEDGTPEAVEVPGAAWVLGVQWHPEMGEDVRVMRALVEAASAWV, encoded by the coding sequence ATGACCGGACGGCCGCTGATCGGCGTGAGCACGTATTTGGAGGCCGGGGCGCGCTGGGGCGTCTGGGAGCTGGAGGCGGCGCTGCTGCCGGCGGGTTATCCGCGGCTGGTACAGCGGGCCGGCGGGCTCGCCGCGATGCTCCCGCCGGACGATCCGGCGCAGGCGGCGGCGACGGTGGCCCGGCTGGACGGTGTGGTGATCGCGGGCGGCCCGGATGTGGACCCGGCCCGTTACGGTGCGGAGCGCTCCCCGCGGACCGGGCCGCCCGCGCCAGAACGGGACGCCTGGGAACTGGCGCTGATCGGGGCGGCGCTCGCGTCCGGCACGCCGCTGCTCGGCATCTGCCGCGGGATGCAGCTGCTCAACGTGGCCCTGGGCGGCACACTCGTGCAGCACCTCGACGGTCACGTCGTCCAGGTCGGCGCGTTCGGCGGGCACAGGGTCAAGCCGGTGCCGGGCACGCGCTACGGCGAGGTGGCGCCGGAGTCGGTGTCGGTCCCGACCTACCACCACCAGGCCGTGGACCGCCTCGGGGACGGACTGGTGATCTCGGCGTACGCGGAGGACGGCACACCGGAGGCGGTCGAAGTGCCGGGTGCCGCCTGGGTGCTGGGCGTGCAGTGGCACCCGGAGATGGGCGAGGACGTCCGGGTGATGCGGGCGCTGGTGGAGGCGGCGTCCGCCTGGGTCTAG
- a CDS encoding helical backbone metal receptor, whose protein sequence is MRVVSLVPSLTEAVTASVPGVLVGATDWCTHPADLDVVRIGGTKNPKVDRIIGLAPDLVLANEEENREPDLAALCEAGLNVLVTEVRNVPQAFRELERVVAACGAPTRPRWLDEAEAAWSRLPEPGARRTAVVPVWRRPWMVLGRDTFAGDVLARLGVGNLYGTHPERYPKVPLQELRDAAPDLVVLPDEPYRFTADDGPEAFEGLPCALVSGRHLTWYGPSLTEAPHVLAQALRAARR, encoded by the coding sequence ATGCGGGTCGTCTCACTGGTGCCGTCGCTGACCGAGGCCGTCACCGCCTCCGTGCCGGGCGTCCTGGTCGGCGCCACCGACTGGTGCACCCACCCGGCGGACCTCGACGTCGTCCGGATCGGCGGCACCAAGAACCCGAAGGTCGACCGGATCATCGGGCTCGCCCCCGACCTGGTGCTCGCCAACGAGGAGGAGAACCGCGAACCGGACCTCGCCGCCCTGTGTGAGGCGGGCCTGAACGTCCTGGTCACCGAGGTGCGGAACGTGCCGCAGGCCTTCCGCGAGCTGGAGCGGGTGGTGGCGGCGTGCGGCGCGCCGACCCGGCCCCGCTGGCTGGACGAGGCGGAGGCGGCGTGGTCACGGCTGCCGGAGCCGGGGGCCCGTAGGACCGCTGTCGTCCCCGTCTGGCGCAGGCCCTGGATGGTGCTGGGCCGGGACACCTTCGCCGGGGACGTCCTGGCCCGGCTCGGCGTCGGCAACCTGTACGGGACGCACCCGGAGCGCTATCCGAAGGTTCCCCTTCAGGAGCTGCGGGACGCCGCCCCCGACCTGGTGGTGCTGCCCGACGAGCCGTACCGCTTCACCGCCGACGACGGTCCGGAGGCGTTCGAAGGGCTGCCGTGCGCGCTGGTCAGCGGGCGTCACCTCACCTGGTACGGGCCCTCGTTGACCGAGGCGCCACACGTACTCGCCCAGGCGCTGCGAGCAGCTCGCCGCTGA
- a CDS encoding ABC transporter permease/substrate binding protein, with the protein MPRIPFGDWVNSLVDWLLHHMAWLFDFCKTVFLGAFDGINAVLQAPEPLLLAGIFAVIAFWLRGTAAGVLAFAGFAFIDSLRLWDDAMVTLSLVLVATLIALVVSVPVGIWAARSSRVGGLVRPVLDFMQTLPAMIYLIPAILFFGTGAPAGIVATLIFALAPGVRMTELGIRQVDKELVEAAEAFGTTPRDTLLRVQLPLALPTVMAGVNQVIMLGLSMAAIAGMVGTGGLGGDVNEAIGQLDVGLGSEAGVAIVILAIYLDRMTSALGTQVSPLGRRAAARLRAARGLKIWSYRPRPAVAVIGVVVLALVAGGMGVFAGGGKSATAADAQNVGQGKKITIGYIPWDEGVASTFLWKEVLEQRGFQVDVKQFDAGPLYTSLAQGDIDFETDSWLPTTHQQYWKKYGSRLDDLGSWYGPTSLELTVPSYMKGIDSLEDLKGKAATFGGKITGIESSAGEMSLLKSTVLKKYGLDKEYQVVDSSTPAMLAELKRAYGQKKPVVVTLWSPHWAYNDYDLKKLKDPKGAWGKGDSVHTLARKGFAQDNPVVGTWLKNFKMDEKQLTGLEADINKAGKGRQQDAVRAWLKKNPGVVDKLAPVQKSAAGSPAEAERPLNVAWFPWDEDVAVTYLWKNVLQRRGYRLDLKQMDVGPVYTGLASGDLDLNFDAWLPYAQKNYWDKTKDRLTDLGTWYQPTSLEIAVPSYVKDVKSLEDLKGKASTFDGKIIGIEPGTGEMNLLKTKVLPGYGLDKEYQVVDGSTPAMLAELKRAYAQKKPVAVVLWSPHWAYSQYGLTKLADDKKLFGEGNTIRTIAARAFPDRYPQLTKWIRNFRMSEAELGSLESEIKNRGQGHEEAAVAAWVQQHPDIVQRMTPQ; encoded by the coding sequence GTGCCTAGGATCCCGTTCGGCGACTGGGTCAACTCCCTGGTCGACTGGCTGCTGCACCACATGGCGTGGCTGTTCGACTTCTGCAAGACCGTCTTCCTGGGCGCCTTCGACGGCATCAACGCCGTCCTGCAGGCACCCGAGCCGCTGCTGCTCGCGGGCATCTTCGCCGTGATCGCGTTCTGGCTGCGCGGCACGGCCGCCGGTGTCCTCGCCTTCGCCGGCTTCGCCTTCATCGACTCCCTGCGACTGTGGGACGACGCGATGGTGACCCTGTCGCTCGTCCTCGTGGCGACGCTCATCGCGCTCGTCGTGTCCGTGCCCGTCGGCATCTGGGCGGCCCGCTCCAGCCGGGTCGGCGGCCTTGTGCGGCCGGTGCTCGACTTCATGCAGACGCTGCCCGCGATGATCTACCTCATCCCGGCGATCCTGTTCTTCGGCACCGGTGCGCCCGCCGGCATCGTGGCCACCCTGATCTTCGCCCTCGCGCCCGGCGTCCGCATGACCGAGCTTGGCATCCGCCAGGTCGACAAGGAGCTGGTGGAGGCCGCGGAGGCGTTCGGCACCACCCCGCGCGACACGCTGCTGCGCGTCCAGCTGCCGCTCGCCCTGCCGACCGTCATGGCGGGCGTCAACCAGGTGATCATGCTGGGTCTGTCCATGGCGGCCATCGCCGGCATGGTCGGCACCGGCGGCCTCGGCGGCGACGTGAACGAGGCCATCGGCCAGCTCGACGTGGGCCTCGGCTCCGAGGCCGGTGTCGCCATCGTCATCCTGGCGATCTACCTGGACCGCATGACCAGCGCACTCGGCACCCAGGTCTCCCCGCTGGGCCGCCGCGCCGCCGCCCGGCTGCGCGCCGCGCGGGGTCTGAAGATCTGGTCCTACCGGCCCCGGCCCGCCGTGGCCGTGATCGGGGTGGTCGTGCTCGCGCTGGTCGCCGGCGGCATGGGCGTCTTCGCGGGCGGAGGCAAGTCCGCCACCGCCGCCGACGCGCAGAACGTCGGCCAGGGCAAGAAGATCACCATCGGCTACATCCCCTGGGACGAGGGCGTCGCCTCCACGTTCCTGTGGAAGGAGGTCCTGGAGCAGCGCGGCTTCCAGGTCGACGTCAAACAGTTCGACGCCGGTCCGCTCTACACCTCGCTCGCGCAGGGCGACATCGACTTCGAGACCGACTCCTGGCTGCCCACCACGCACCAGCAGTACTGGAAGAAGTACGGCAGCCGGCTCGACGACCTGGGTTCCTGGTACGGCCCGACGTCGCTGGAGCTGACCGTGCCCTCCTACATGAAGGGCATCGACTCGCTGGAGGACCTCAAGGGCAAGGCCGCCACCTTCGGCGGGAAGATCACCGGCATCGAGTCCAGCGCCGGTGAGATGAGCCTGCTCAAGAGCACGGTCCTCAAGAAGTACGGCCTGGACAAGGAGTACCAGGTCGTCGACAGCTCCACGCCCGCGATGCTCGCCGAGCTCAAGCGCGCCTACGGGCAGAAGAAGCCGGTCGTCGTCACGCTCTGGTCGCCGCACTGGGCGTACAACGACTACGACCTGAAGAAGCTCAAGGATCCCAAGGGCGCCTGGGGCAAGGGCGACTCGGTGCACACGCTCGCCCGCAAGGGCTTCGCCCAGGACAACCCGGTCGTCGGGACCTGGCTGAAGAACTTCAAGATGGACGAGAAGCAGCTCACCGGCCTGGAAGCGGATATCAACAAGGCCGGGAAGGGCAGGCAGCAGGACGCCGTGCGGGCCTGGCTGAAGAAGAACCCGGGCGTCGTCGACAAGCTCGCCCCGGTGCAGAAGTCCGCGGCCGGCAGCCCGGCCGAGGCCGAGCGGCCGCTGAACGTCGCCTGGTTCCCCTGGGACGAGGACGTCGCCGTCACCTACCTGTGGAAGAACGTCCTTCAGCGGCGCGGCTACCGGCTCGACCTGAAGCAGATGGACGTCGGCCCCGTCTACACGGGACTGGCGAGCGGCGACCTCGACCTCAACTTCGACGCCTGGCTGCCGTACGCCCAGAAGAACTACTGGGACAAGACGAAGGACAGGCTCACGGACCTGGGCACCTGGTACCAGCCGACCTCCCTGGAGATCGCCGTGCCCTCCTACGTCAAGGACGTGAAGTCCCTGGAGGACCTCAAGGGCAAGGCGAGCACCTTCGACGGAAAGATCATCGGTATCGAGCCCGGCACCGGGGAGATGAACCTGCTCAAGACGAAGGTCCTGCCCGGCTACGGCCTCGACAAGGAGTACCAGGTCGTCGACGGCTCCACGCCCGCGATGCTCGCCGAGTTGAAGCGCGCCTACGCGCAGAAGAAGCCGGTCGCCGTCGTCCTGTGGTCGCCGCACTGGGCGTACAGCCAGTACGGGCTCACCAAGCTCGCGGACGACAAGAAGCTGTTCGGTGAGGGCAACACGATCCGCACCATCGCCGCCCGGGCGTTCCCGGACCGGTACCCGCAGCTCACCAAGTGGATCAGGAACTTCAGGATGAGCGAGGCGGAGCTGGGCAGCCTGGAGAGCGAGATCAAGAACCGCGGCCAGGGCCATGAGGAGGCCGCCGTGGCCGCGTGGGTGCAGCAGCACCCGGACATCGTGCAGCGGATGACTCCGCAGTGA
- a CDS encoding helix-turn-helix domain-containing protein, with translation MGDHKEQPLRVGAAVRRRRRALELTLAVVAERSGLSVPFLSQVENERARPSRPSLERIADALRTTAVDLLAAADPACSVDVLRADDEAVPPGQARVRPLVRGHHQLHAMEFIGDHDEGREFQHRNDELMYVVEGAVEIEAEGRAHRLGRGDTLYLSGGVRHRWRATVPDTRVVVVAVADHIEAVEDRSRRR, from the coding sequence ATGGGCGACCACAAAGAGCAGCCCCTTCGGGTGGGCGCGGCCGTACGGCGGCGCCGCCGCGCGCTGGAGCTCACCCTCGCCGTCGTGGCCGAGCGCAGCGGCCTGTCGGTGCCTTTCCTGAGCCAGGTGGAGAACGAGCGGGCGCGTCCGAGCCGGCCCTCCCTGGAACGGATCGCCGACGCCCTGCGCACCACCGCCGTCGACCTGCTGGCTGCGGCGGACCCTGCGTGCAGCGTGGACGTGCTGCGCGCCGACGACGAGGCGGTGCCGCCGGGGCAGGCCAGAGTGCGCCCGCTGGTGCGCGGGCACCACCAGCTGCACGCGATGGAGTTCATCGGGGACCACGACGAGGGACGCGAGTTCCAGCACCGCAACGACGAGTTGATGTACGTCGTCGAGGGCGCCGTCGAGATAGAGGCGGAGGGCCGGGCGCACCGGCTCGGGCGAGGGGACACGCTGTACCTGAGCGGGGGAGTGCGGCACCGCTGGCGGGCGACCGTCCCGGACACCCGCGTGGTGGTGGTCGCGGTCGCGGACCACATCGAGGCGGTCGAGGACCGGTCGCGCCGCCGCTGA
- a CDS encoding TDT family transporter has product MVTAAQPPGSFSRRSVRSALPLPARSRRAPAVRYLGPNWYASVMGTAIVATAGAGLPGAVHVAGLRTLCTAVWALASALLAALLVARTLHWVHHRDQARAHLLDPAVAPFYGCLAMALLAVGGATLAVGRDWIGAGPAIAVDTVLFTAGTVIGLVAAVAVPYLMVARHRIEPDQASPVWLLPLVAPMVSAAQGPLLVPHLPAGRPRETLLLACLALFGLSLLATLVTLPPILTRLITSGPLPLPLTPTLFLVLGPLGQSTTAVGTASDAAAHGAVPAPYAEGFAVLAVLYGVPVMGFALLWLALAAALVARALRQGMGFAMTWWAFTFPVGTCVTGAEALARRTGLAAFDGLAVGLYALLVAAWAVAAVRTGRGVVSGELLAAPGRVRVAPRSTRARTR; this is encoded by the coding sequence ATGGTCACTGCAGCCCAGCCCCCAGGGTCCTTCTCACGGAGATCCGTCAGGAGCGCCCTCCCCCTGCCCGCCCGCTCCCGACGTGCCCCCGCCGTCCGGTACCTCGGACCGAACTGGTACGCCTCCGTGATGGGCACCGCGATCGTGGCGACCGCCGGCGCCGGTCTGCCCGGGGCCGTGCACGTGGCCGGACTGCGGACCCTCTGCACGGCTGTCTGGGCGCTGGCGTCGGCCCTGCTCGCGGCCCTGCTCGTCGCCCGCACCCTGCACTGGGTCCACCACCGCGACCAGGCCCGCGCCCATCTGCTCGACCCCGCCGTGGCCCCCTTCTACGGCTGCCTGGCCATGGCCCTGCTCGCGGTGGGCGGCGCCACCCTGGCCGTCGGCCGGGACTGGATCGGGGCGGGCCCCGCCATCGCAGTGGACACCGTCCTGTTCACCGCAGGCACTGTCATCGGTCTCGTCGCCGCCGTCGCCGTGCCGTATCTGATGGTCGCCCGGCACCGCATCGAGCCGGACCAGGCGAGCCCCGTGTGGCTGCTGCCCCTGGTCGCTCCCATGGTCTCCGCGGCCCAGGGACCGCTGCTGGTCCCCCACCTGCCCGCCGGCCGGCCCCGCGAGACGCTGCTGCTCGCCTGTCTCGCGCTGTTCGGGCTGAGCCTGCTGGCCACGCTCGTGACCCTGCCGCCGATCCTGACCCGGCTCATCACCTCGGGACCGCTCCCGCTGCCCCTGACACCGACCCTGTTCCTGGTGCTCGGCCCGCTCGGCCAGTCCACCACCGCCGTCGGCACCGCCTCCGACGCCGCCGCCCACGGCGCCGTGCCGGCCCCGTACGCCGAGGGCTTCGCCGTCCTCGCCGTGCTGTACGGCGTCCCGGTCATGGGATTCGCCCTGCTGTGGCTGGCGCTCGCGGCCGCGCTGGTGGCGCGGGCCCTGCGGCAGGGCATGGGCTTCGCCATGACCTGGTGGGCGTTCACGTTCCCGGTCGGCACCTGCGTCACCGGAGCGGAGGCGCTGGCCCGGCGCACGGGGCTCGCCGCCTTCGACGGGCTCGCGGTCGGCCTGTACGCGCTGCTCGTCGCCGCGTGGGCCGTGGCCGCCGTCCGGACCGGCCGGGGCGTCGTCAGCGGCGAGCTGCTCGCAGCGCCTGGGCGAGTACGTGTGGCGCCTCGGTCAACGAGGGCCCGTACCAGGTGA